In the Triticum aestivum cultivar Chinese Spring chromosome 2B, IWGSC CS RefSeq v2.1, whole genome shotgun sequence genome, GAGGCCGACGTCGACCTCGAGCAGGGGTACATGTGCAGGTAAGAGTTTTCGTGCTCTATCTTCAAGTTGATGACGGTGGATGGGATCCGTGGCAGGTGCTTCAGTTTGGGGCAGTTAAGGATGTGTACCTCTTGGAGGCGAGGGAACGCGTCGCCGGTGGAATCGACGCTCCACTCGGCCAGATTGGGCATATCATCCAGCTCAAGTTTCTGCAGCGACCGGAGAACCCCGCCTCTGCCGCCCAAGAGCATGCGGTCAATCCGACCGACGGAGCGCATCTCTTTGATGTGCAGAACCCTGAGGTCAGGCAGCTGGTTAAGACATGGAAGCACCTTGCAATTGGGGCAGTTTATGAGATGCAGCTGACTCAAGTTTTTTAGGTGGTTGCCCTCCAGCCAGCTAGGCGATGATGTGCCCTGGTACCTGCGGATGTGCAGCTCTTGTATGTTACGGGGTGGCCGGAGCCCCTCAAAAACTTCCTCCTGTGAGCGGATGGAGCAAGCTCGTTCCCCCGACCATTCAAACTTTAGGACCTTAGCATGCTCTTTCTTTTCAAGGCGGGCTTTCTGAGCTTCTTCCTTTCTGGCGACCGCGTGAAGCCCCTTCACGGTGATGGTGCCGTGGAGGGAGTTCATTCCGGCAAGCTCTTGGAGGATGACATGCCTCTGTCCCTTGTCAGCGCACAACTCGATTGACCCCTGGAGTTGCTTCAGCCTTCCAAGGTGACTTGTCATGCCAATGTACTTGACGGGCATGTCGAGGTGCCTCAGATTGATCAAGCTGCACATGCCATGAGCTGGGAAGCCCTGATCAAGCGTGCATTTCTTGCCCAGGGACAGAGTCTGCAGATGCAACAGCTTTGTAACGGCGGCAGGAAGGCTCCTGATGGTATCCGGGAGGCCTAGGTACCGCAGATGTTTACACTTGCCGATGCCTTTTGGCAGATCGACGATCTGTGTGCCAGCCAAGTCCAGCATAGTGACGGCCTTGAGTTGCTCGGTTACTTCCTTGTCAATTGCGGAGCCCTCGAAGACTAATAACGTCTTCAACTTGTTAAGCACAGGGTTTTCCATCTCCTTAAGCTTAGCCAGGGCATGGCATCCTCCACCGATCAGGGATAGGTGCCGAACACTTTCCGGGACTATTGTAGGGCTGCTGGTAAGATCCTCATGGCTAAACCTGTGGAAATACTTCGTGGGCAGTGACAGGAGCATCGAATGGACCAGCTCAGGAAGGACAAAGTAGGTTCGTCCGTCTTCCTTGATGGATTTGAACAAGGACCTCGCCTGTAGATCTCTAATGTACTTTTTCCCTATCTCCACATTCCCGTTGTCGTCGCCGCGGATGATGCCATTTGCTATCCACATCTTGACGAGCGTTTCAGGCTCGAACTCCCACTTGTCCGGGAACATGCTGCAGAATCCCAAGCAAGATCTCAGCTGCGGCGACAGATTCCAGTAGCTCCATGCATCGCCGGCGCCGGAGTGTCCTGATCCCGGCTTTAAGAGGCCCTTCCAGCCGCTCTTGCTCCTCTTGTCTGTCAGCTTGCCGACGGCAGCTTTCGCTGCCGACGGTGAGCCCCTGAGACACACCGCGACGCTTTGGATAACATCGTCGAGGAGCGGGGTCTCTGCATGCTCGTCCCCGAACGCCGTTTGCTTCAGCACCAGCGCGAGGTCGGCGGCGCCGATCCCGTCCAGCACGATCCTTGTCCCGGCGCCGAGCGCCCTGACGCACATgtttgcttggctcgtcatcaggATCCTGCTCCCTGGCTTTCCGCCTTCGAATGAGGCTAGCACGTCCTCCCACATCGTctttgtaagacaataagttttggggaatcagcacaaccctctaggggtggcttatctcattatatataatggatgtgttacaatacgtacaatatacgtacataagtacagaagctatacatagtctaacatcctccctcaatcttagccactttctaaagaactgagaagggtaagattgcgcctacaagtcTCAAACTGTGGTAGAGGTAAaagcttagtgaagatgtctgcaagttgatccttagatgagataaacttgatctggagttgcttctgtgatacacgttcccgtacaaagtgatagtcaacttcaatgtgtttcgttcgggcatgaaatactggatttgcagaaaggtatgtagcaccgatgttatcacaccaaagaataggaggctgtggttgagacaaacccaactcctaaagcaaagactgcacccaaataatctctgcagtagcattagccacagccttgtactcagcttcagtactgctacgtgacacagtagcctgtttccgagcactccaggcgatcaaattagggccaaagaatactgcataaccccccgtggatcgcctgtcatctgggctaccagcccaatctgcatcagagaaggccgaaaggacccgagaggaagtcggccgaatatgcataccaaatgtcagggtgaactgaacataacgaagaatgcgtttaacagcagcccaatgagtatctctgggagcctgaagatactgacaaaccctgttaacagcataagagatatctggtctcgtgatcgtcaagtactgaagtccaccaacaatgctcctgtactctgtggcatccgcaggagacaaaagctcaccatcaacagctgttatcttgtcggtagacgacatgggtgtggtggtcggtttgcacttcagcatgcccgctctttgtaacaactccaaggagtacttcttctgcgtaaggacaagaccagtagcacgagaagtgacctcaactccaagaaagtagtgaagcttcccaagatctttgaccgcaaaatcagcaccaagagagcagacaagagcatcagcagcatactgagaagagctgacaaggataatatcatcgacatataccaaaagatacatagtgacttctggcttctgtagaagaaataatgaagtgtcagcagtggacggcacaaacccatgagcacgaagggcagaggcaaggcgggcatgccaggcacgaggagcttgcttcaaaccatatagtgctttggagagacgacagatatagtcaggacgatcaggatcagagaaaccaggcggctgtttcatataaacctcttcctccaaaaatccatgtagaaaagcattctgcacatcaagttgacgaagtgaccaaccacgagaaacagcaatggagagaagaagccgaatagtggtaggcttgacgacaggactgaaggtgtcctcatagtcaagaccatggcgctgccgaaaaccgcgagcaacaagtcgcgctttgtaacgctcaatagatccatccgaatgcttcttcactttgaatacccattttgagtcaataacatttacccgtggtggtggaggaacgagagtccatgtcttgttacgaaggagagcatgaaactcctgctccatagcctctcgccaatgtggaatgcgcagggcagcctgatatgagcgaggctcagaagatggatccgcaacagcagcagccaaacaagcagccaaccaagcaaccgtaccatccttacgttccttaggtttgaaaatgccactgcgactgcgtgtatgtggtcgggacacaggaaccaccgaggtcgacggagcagcctgcaacgggctggaggacggcgacgttgacgagtcagccggtgacgaggagccagacacagtagcctcgggctcggtcggcgaagaaggccggcccaccggcgaaaccggcagagcagacgaagcagctggcgacgccggcgtcacagaccgggccgatggcgagcccggcatagtgggccgtggcgcggccggtgtcgcgggccgatccgcggatgaaggcgacgtgaggacggcgtcgcggacccgagctgcaggcgaagacggcgtgacgggccgagccgcgggcgaagacggcgtgacaggccgagccgctgaagactcggcggccgctggcgaagagggccgagccgctggagactcggcggtcgctggcgtagcggaccgagcagtggagatgctcggcgcgacgggctcttcgggtgaccatgcatgggcacgcgaatcgatgccatgcaacatagggcgatcgacgtgcccatcagaaggcggcgatgatgatggtgaatcctccaacagctccaaacgagccccacgtccggttcctgcaccatggttaggtaacagcaaaggagagtatgcaacatcatcaaattggtcagaagcaacagaggatgaatgcagagatggtggttcgacagtggacacaggaagtttggcaaagggaaaaacatgctcatcaaacacgacgtcccgagatatatagacacgattagtgggaacatgaagacatttgtaacctttatgaagagagctatagccaagaaaaacacacttcttagaacgaaactcaagcttgcgcttattatatggacgaagatgcggccagcaagcacacccaaataccttgaaaaaggtataatcaggttgttcattaaggagaacctcaatgggagtcttcatgtttaaaacacgagtgggagtacggttgatgagaaagcatgcagtggtgaaagcatcactccaaaaccgaaacggaacagatgcatgggccaaaagagtaagaccagcttcaacaatatgacgatgcttacgttcgactgaaccattctgctgatgtgtatgtggacatgctaaacgatgagctatcccaagcgactgaaagaaggagttgaggttgcgatactcgccccccccagtccgactggacatgaacaattttgtgcttgagaagacgttcaacatgtttttgaaactgaacaaaaatatcaaacacatcagatttgcgtttaataaggtaaagccaggtaaagcgactataagcatcaacgaaactgatatagtaattatgaccactgacagaagtctgagcaggaccccatacatctgaaaacacaagttctaaaggatgtttcacctcacgactggactccgaaaaaggaagttgatgactcttcccctgctgacaagcatcacacactgctacatctttattactagacaaactaggaagctcatgacgacgcaaaatatgacggacaataggtgtggccgggtgaccaagacgagcatgccactgtgacggagagacccgaactccactgaaaacacgggcgacgccaggatgctccagacggtagaggccctggcacaaccgcccactaagaagaatgtccctcgtgccccgatccttaataaaaagatcaaaagggtgaaattcacaaagcacattattatcacgtgtgagtttaggaactgaaagaagattacgggtcacagatggaactcgaagaacattgcgaagctgaagactcctattggcatgtctagtgagaagagatgcttgaccaatatgagagatgtgcatacctgctccattggcggtgtggatcttgtcggagccatgatagggttcacgagtgtgaagcttccccatctcgctggtcagatgctctgtcgccccagagtccatgtaccagtgtggatcgatggagtaggactgagtgtgtccctgttgcttctgcggcgcgggacgatcagccatggcgacctgacgggcattgttgcgtgtatctttgccgtcattgccaagaccaaggaagcttcgctggaagcgcttatgacacttggaggcccagtgcccatcgcggccacaaagctggcacacacgtggaccgccagcccccggtaaggtcgcagtaggtgggggggccgaggcgggcgacggtggcagccccaagggagaccggggtgatgaagaagagcggccacccttggtggcggcgttggccgagagggagccagtgcccctggagcggcgtgtctcgacccgttgctcagtgagaaggagccgagagaaaacctcgtgtgccagcatgggtgtcgagttgccccgctcgttgatgatctcgactaaggcatcatactcctcatcaagaccattgacaataaacgagttgaactcggagtcggtgaggggctgtccaatggaggccaatgtgtcggcgaggcccttgaccttgttgtagaactcagtggcagtggagtcaagcttctgacactctccaagctgacgacggagtgcagagacacgagcctgggactgcgctgcaaaggttcgctcaaggatggtccaggcctcatgagacgtcttcgcgaagacaacaagtccggcaactgccggcgagagcgacccctggatggaggagaggttcgcctggtcctgccccgtccagacgcgatgggccggattgtagaccggaccgtgcacgctgtctaccagtgcgggtgggcagggaagcgatccgtcgacgtagcctagcaggtagtgactccccaagagcgggagaacctgcgcacgccagaagatgtagttgtcggcggagagcttgatggtgatgagatgaccgaagtgaaacggcggcggcgaagacgatcccatcgagggggctgcctggggtgcaaacaccatggaggcagccggaggcaccgaagccgatgcgggaggaggcgggaccgcagccagggcggacgccgcaaagctcgcggccgggtcggacgccgcaaggcccgcggccggggcggacgccgccaaccccgccagcggggcggtgtgatccgcttgcggcaggagcggcgggacgacgcccgcggagtccgcagcggacggcggcgccgcggtgtggaccacgaggtcgcgcccaagcgagggcgccggcggcgtggagtagacggagccgatgcttctggtcccgatcggagccggaacggcgacggcatcgagcgggaggttgagcagagccgcaagagaggccgggaggaaccccgcagcagtggaaccggtggtggcggcgctcgacatggcggcggtgaagggggcggcggctgcggcggcggtgcgggtattagggtttggaagcggaagcgatcgtaacctagcgtgataccatgtaagacaataagttttgggggaaccagcacaaccctctaggggtggcttatctcattatatataatggatgtgttacaatacgtacaatatacgtacataagtacagaagctatacatagtctaacagtctTCATCTTGTCCCCATGTCATTGTCTGATTCATTGTTGCACACGTCATCAAGCACAAGCAGGAACTTCTTGGAGCTGAACCTTTCACGAACGATCTGCTGGAGATTGCTGAACAGCATCCCGGCTTCTGCTTGGCATGTGGTTCCTTCCATGGACTTGCAGATCTTTGCTAACAGGTGGGTGTTGAGGAACGTGTTTGAAACATGCACCCATACCTTCAAATCGAATTGTTCCGCCACTCTGTGGTCGTTAATTGCCCGCCGAGCCATCGTGGTCGTCCCGGAGCCGCCGGGGCCGACCACGGCTACCACATCCATGTTGCGgcggttgttgctgctgctgggcTGGTCGTTGAGCAAGGCTGACATCAGCTGATCATACTCCTTGGTGTACCCAACGAAGAGCTTATCCCCCGGCAACGGCAGCGGGCCCGTCGCCTTCTTCTCCATTGGCTCGCAGGCGGCTTCTCCAGCAAAAAGCTGCAATTTCTGATCAATTGTGGGCAGCTTCTTCCACACCTTCTCGAGCCGTCTGAACGGCTCGTCCTTGTAGACCAGCTGCCGGCCGGCTCTCCTCGCGGAGTAGGCGAATTGTGTGAGCTTGTTGTGCTTCGCTGCCAAGTTGGCCAGGAGGATGTCCTGGTAGAGAAAGGCATCCAGGACGCCCTTCACCTCGTCGATGGCATCTATGAGCTCACGCGTCGTCTCGTCGTCGTGGACGCCGCGCCGTCTCTCCATGATGGGCTCGGCTTTCTTCACGATCTCCTCCAGCTGAGCACGCTCATCGACGAAACGCTTGAAGCTTCTATACCGGCCATACAGGAAGGATTTCGTCACCTCTGCGAGCTCCTTGATGACCGGCGACAGCCCCCACCCGGTAACAGTTAAGGCGGTGGCCGGCATGGCGCTGCGCCGATCTGTGGTAACAAAAAAAGAGAAGGAACTAATGATTTGTCAAAACTACGTCTAAGCTGCTGGCTAGCAAGTAGGTAGGCGATCAGGTCGCATGGCACTCACGGATCGATCAGCAAGGACAGGAAGAAGAGGATCGATCGAACATTAGCTTTGCTTCACAGCTCCAGAGGAAGGAGAAACCAGATCTAGCAGCTGCAGAGAGTAAAGCTTCTGctccaaaaacaaaaacaaaaacaaatgtgcAGAGCGAGCTCCATCAAATTATTGGTGCAAGGCGAGTAGAACGAAATAACCGAGCATGTGCGAGACGCAGGGTGTGCCCCATTGCACCACATAAGAGACACTCACTAGAAGCCATTTGGCATGTGCGAGCGAAACACGGCGCGGCGCTTGAGTCAGAAAAGCTATGCTGCCTTTTCACACCTGTTGGAGCTATCGTGGCCATCCCTTCGGCATCTGACGGCTATCACCATGGGAGAGCCCTCAGGCGTCCACCCCGGTTATTCGGGAAAAAATGAACAAGTGGGGGAAAGATCATATACCATGGTGCCCTCGTTTGTTCATAATTTcattttttgtcaaatattttatatctccgatatatatgagaggcctaggatacaagtgtcctacttggacacgaatCCATATCTTACCTAACTACAATACAACTCAGAGTCTAACTGTagcctaccttgtacaataatattcgatacaactctaacaaacttcaccttggcgaatattcttcaccaccttgaATTCCTCAATGCGTCGAATCTCCatatacattggacttgagatacgccatgagcaccCCTGCTACTCCCAGACTGCATGTGACTCCACATGCAACTGTAGTTCCTTCTCATCTTCTTCACAGttaacactcgagcaaaattaagttcctcattactctacttTATGCTCCTAACTTCCGGAGAATCtgttcaacgccatcacacaccgacaattgtctgcgtgaaagtgaacaactcatatattggacgccacatataagagttacctgaactcaacgccaccgctctttcttgactgcttgtgtgaaacttgaaggaatttcaccgtcgccctgtgtcaccctaagtcaaattcacagttgtctcactCTTTTTCCCGGATAGTCTCTTGCATGTCCCACAactatagcactccgcctccttctgtacTTGTCATCTGCACTCTGCCATGTGCACCGAACATCACAtaatatacggccatgtactctctcagcttttgacattaagactttccgccactttctcagattctccatggtcaactcccGTCCATCTTCCAGtaccgatagacccagtcaccaacttgaatctggtACTCGTCAACGCTGCTTCGTGCCTCTGCTGTCCTAGTCGAGTCTCCTGGGTAGCTAGCCCCCACTGCCTCAACCCCCACTAcagagaaccaccgatcatcatCGACCGATGCtgagtatcacgtctccatcaggCCACTGGTACcccagtccgatccacgtgtctctcgctatcccgtTGAAATAGGCTTTGACTCTCTGTTAACTTACGCTGTAGCCCCTCCATCAACTCGGAGTGAAGTCGTccatcagactccagctccacctttaACATGACTATATGTAGCTGGCCGTGCTTAAGTGAGCTATTTCCAAACTCCGGTTTGGGTGTCAGCGTGGTTGTGTTAGTGACAACACAGCTGCGGAGATTTTGGTGCCATCCTATTCGCTCCCTATGGGATCCACATACTTTATGTATCACGAAATTGCTACATAGccctgtgcacttgcaggacatCAAACTTTTTCTGGTGCTAGCGCTTGGCTATTACTTTCTTGTTCACATTTAGTTTACTTTTGTTTGTTGCAATAATCTGCTTATCATCTCTTCTGAGATGTCTACTCAGGAACATAAATTTTTGCAATGGAGGAGAAGAGCGACAAAATTCCACCTATGGCTATCGACAATGAGAAGTTAAAAGAATAGATAGCACTACCGGATGAATGGACACCAATTACATGCGATGAGTACTTTGTAACGCGCAAAGATCGTAAAATGAAAGGGCACTACGCTTATCAATGTAAGTACAATGTTGATCCTGCACCAGCAAATTATAATAGGAGTAATAAATGCAATGCTAGTATTGAAGTTCTTCAAGTAGTACTTTATTATAGTGTCGATGAAGTTTTACATTATATGGGAGACGCATGGAAAAATGATATGGTGCTTGGTAGTGGTTATAGAAAATTGCATCCTATTCACCGTGCATGCAGAGTTAATTTCCATGATAATGCGGTTGTGACTATTCCAAAGAGGTTAACCACCTCGAAAGAAATGAGCCTTTTGCAGGATCTATGGAAGAATAAAGGAAAGGATGCACAAAAAGAGCCAATAGCATGGATATTgtctttggaggccgagctccatggagctcggttttgaaaattccaaattttgtcaaatttcatattttctacagttcaaaaaattctgaaaaaaaacacacatatacatgaaggcataacacacatgtgtgtaaattttcagggcaaaataagttgaaatgagggctgtgcaaaaaagacaaatctggggctttttagcgcatgatactattcatcctccccggccatgaatttgtcttttttgtacaggtcaCATTTCAAAGTTTTTCATTCTAAAATTTTACACACATAGACATTACATACTTGTTTACTCGCACAATTTTTTTCAGAACTTTTTAaaccaaaaagtttgaattttgatttgTTTTCAAAAAAGGCCTCCATGGCTCCCGGGAGCCAAACGTCCGCTCTCGCCAATAGCACCCCTAGATACATGGTTGCAAGAAATGGTAATTAAGAGaacattttattattattttatataCATCAACCTAACTTGCAGCCAACAAAAGGGGATCACGGAGAACAAATTATCACGGCTGAACAAGTGTGCCCAGAAAAAGAAAGCCTCGTGGGAAGTGGATGAAATCCTGTAAGATTGGGGAAACCACACGTTGTGGTGCCTTGTGTTGATCAATATATAGAGGTTACAAGGCAGAGTTCGTATCGTACAATATGCGGACACCTATACAAAGACTACACATATACAACCGTATATCTATACACATAATACGGTTATatattctaacaccctccctcagtcGTAAACGGGCGTCGACGAATGTTAAGACTGTCCCGAAAATCCAAGAAGAGAGGGGATGGCAATCCTTTGGTGAAAATGTCCGCAAATTGAGAAGAACTCGGAACGTGAAAAACCCGGACCTCGCCTGTGGTGACATGGTCGCGCACAAAGTGCAAATCGATCTCCACATGCTTGGTGCGCTGATGATGAACGGGATTCTGTGTCATGTAAACAGAGCTCACATTATCACAAAACACCATAGTGGCACCAGTCACTGGTCGATGAAGCTCCTGAAGAAGTTGCCGTAACCAACATGTTTCAGCCACGACATTTGCAACTGCCCTGTATTCGGCCTCGGCGCTAGACCGAGAGACCGTGTGCTGCCGCTTAGCAGACCACGACACCAGGTTATTGCCAAGGAAGACACAATAACCTGAGGTAGACCGGCGAGTGTCAGGGCAACCTGCCCAATCAGCGTCAGAGTAGGCCAACAATTTGTTGGAGCTGCGTCGAAACAAAGTGAGGCCATGGCCGGTGGTGCCGCGGATATAGCAAAGCACACGCTTCACAAGTAGCAAATGATTAGCCCGAGGATCATGCATATGAAGACAAATCTACTGCACTGCATA is a window encoding:
- the LOC123040069 gene encoding putative disease resistance RPP13-like protein 1, producing the protein MWEDVLASFEGGKPGSRILMTSQANMCVRALGAGTRIVLDGIGAADLALVLKQTAFGDEHAETPLLDDVIQSVAVCLRGSPSAAKAAVGKLTDKRSKSGWKGLLKPGSGHSGAGDAWSYWNLSPQLRSCLGFCSMFPDKWEFEPETLVKMWIANGIIRGDDNGNVEIGKKYIRDLQARSLFKSIKEDGRTYFVLPELVHSMLLSLPTKYFHRFSHEDLTSSPTIVPESVRHLSLIGGGCHALAKLKEMENPVLNKLKTLLVFEGSAIDKEVTEQLKAVTMLDLAGTQIVDLPKGIGKCKHLRYLGLPDTIRSLPAAVTKLLHLQTLSLGKKCTLDQGFPAHGMCSLINLRHLDMPVKYIGMTSHLGRLKQLQGSIELCADKGQRHVILQELAGMNSLHGTITVKGLHAVARKEEAQKARLEKKEHAKVLKFEWSGERACSIRSQEEVFEGLRPPRNIQELHIRRYQGTSSPSWLEGNHLKNLSQLHLINCPNCKVLPCLNQLPDLRVLHIKEMRSVGRIDRMLLGGRGGVLRSLQKLELDDMPNLAEWSVDSTGDAFPRLQEVHILNCPKLKHLPRIPSTVINLKIEHENSYLHMYPCSRSTSASFVLEIHGEAVERLQQDFLLQDPARDNHALSIKSYAGPGEVSINLLSSARSLSLSRCVVTDRQLEMFFQKLQSLEMLEISDCTEFRAFPDDAVPATLKSLRLKGCHPTLMEELHDRTSPTWARINSIPRVNIID
- the LOC123040070 gene encoding disease resistance protein RGA2, whose translation is MPATALTVTGWGLSPVIKELAEVTKSFLYGRYRSFKRFVDERAQLEEIVKKAEPIMERRRGVHDDETTRELIDAIDEVKGVLDAFLYQDILLANLAAKHNKLTQFAYSARRAGRQLVYKDEPFRRLEKVWKKLPTIDQKLQLFAGEAACEPMEKKATGPLPLPGDKLFVGYTKEYDQLMSALLNDQPSSSNNRRNMDVVAVVGPGGSGTTTMARRAINDHRVAEQFDLKVWVHVSNTFLNTHLLAKICKSMEGTTCQAEAGMLFSNLQQIVRERFSSKKFLLVLDDVCNNESDNDMGTR